GAGCGCCGCGCGGGCCGCGGCCACCGCCTCGGTCTTGTCCGCGACGCGCGCATACACGGCCGGCACGAGGCCGATGCGCTCCGCCCGCCGCGCCGGCGGGGCGGCGCGGATCCAATCGCGCAGCACCGGGCCGGTCTCGCGCACGCGTTGCAGGCCCAGCAGCAGCTGCAGTTCCGCGCGGCGTGCGTCGTCGTCGTCCGGCAGGGCGCTGCGCCAGTCGCGCGCCGCGGCGAGAGCGGCGTTGCCGGCGCGGCCCTGCAGCGCGATCTCGATTGCGCGCCGGAACAGCTCCGGCAGGCGGGTACGCTTGGCGGCGTCGAGCACGAGCGAATATGCGGCACCCGGATCGTTGCGCCGCTGCAGTTCGGCCAGCAACAATTGGTAGAACAGCTCCGCCGTTAGGGGCGACGGAGCGGCCGACGCGGCCGCGGGTTCGGTGGCGTTGGGGGTCTGCGCCACCCCGTGCGGGGTGTGCAGGCCGGCACCGAGCAGGCCGCACAGCAGGATCAGGGGGCGCAGTCGCGACATGGGCAGCGGAGGCAGGGCATCATTCGATAAATCGGTTCCATCATAATCGACCACACCCGTGCTCCCCCTCGCCCGAAAACCATGCCCGAGTTGCCGGAAGTCGAAGTGACCCGCACGCGCGTCGCGCCTCATCTGGAGGGCGCGCGCGTCGCGGCGGTGCGGATGGGGTTGCCCCTGCGCTGGCCGCTGGGCGTGGCCCCGCAGGCGCTGACCGGTCGCCGGGTGGTGGCCGTGCGGCGCCGGGGGAAATACCTGCTGTTCGAGCTGGATCAGGGGCTGTTGCTGCTGCACCTGGGGATGTCCGGGAGCCTGCGCTGGCTGACGGTGCCCGAACCCGCCGGGCGGCACGACCACTTCGACCTCGTGACGGACCGGGGGACGCTACGGCTGCACGACCCGCGGCGCTTCGGTGCCGTGGTGTACGCGGATCGGCAGGACGACCCCATGGCGCAGCGCCTGCTGGGCGGGCTGGGCGTGGAGCCGCTGGAGGACGCCTTCGAGCCGCAGCAATTCCACGCGGCGCTGCGCGGCCGGCGCGCGCCGATCAAGACCGTGCTGATGGCGGGCGACGTGGTCGTTGGCGTGGGCAATATCTACGCCAACGAGTCGCTCTTTCTGGCCCGCATCCGACCCACGACACCGGCGATGCGACTCAGCCGCGCGCGCGTGGCGCGGCTGCACGGTGCGGTGCGCGAGGTGCTGCAGCGCGCGCTGGCGGTGGGCGGCAGCACGCTGCGTGACTTCAGCGCCGACGGGCACATGGGGTGCTTCCAGCTCGAGACGTGGGTGTACGACCGCGCGGGGCAGCCGTGCCGGGTGTGCGGCACGCCGATCCGCTGCATCCGGCAGGGGCAGCGTTCGACCTATTTCTGTCCGCGCTGCCAGGCGCGGTAGCATGGCGGTATGAAGTCTGCGTCGCGGGCGACGCACCGCAACGGCAAGACCGCTGATGCCACTCAGAGGAGGACCGGATATGTTTGCGAACGATTTCGACGCGCATTACGCCTGGCGGCGCGAACAGGCGCAACGGCTGCAGCATTTGATCGACGTCCTGGCGGCGAGGGATCTGCTGGATGTCGGCATGCGCAGCCGCATCGAGCGACTGCAGCGACACCTGCTGTCGGACAAGGTGATGGTGGCCTTCGTCGCGGAGTTTTCGCGCGGTAAGTCCGAACTCATCAATGCGGTGTTTTTCGCCGGTTATGGGCGTCGGATCATGCCTGCGAGCGCGGGGCGCACGACCATGTGCCCGACGGAGTTGGGGTACGACCCCGAACTGCCACCTTGCCTGCGGCTGCTGCCGATCGAAACGCGGCTGCAACCGCAATCGCTCATGGAATGGCGAACCGCCCCGGAGCGATGGAAGCGGATCGACCTCGACGTCAATGACGCCGAGCAGCTCGCCCAAGCCATCGACACGGTGTCCGAGGTGCAATGGGTGCCCGTCGAGACGGCGCGGGCGCTGGGGTTTTGGCACGATGAGCGGCCCGATGACAACCCCCCCCTCAACGATGACGGGCTGGTGGAGGTGCCCCGGTGGCGCCATGCGATGATCAATATGGCGCATCCCCTGCTGAAGCAGGGACTGGTGGTCCTCGATACGCCGGGGCTCAATGCGATCGGCGCGGAGCCGGAATTGACCATGAGCCTGCTGCCCATGGCGGAGGGCGTGGTGTTCGTGCTGGCGGCCGATGCGGGTGTCAGCAAGTCGGATCTCGCCATTTGGCGGGAACACCTCGCCGCCGGCGCGCGTGAGGCGGGCGCTCGATTGGTCGTGCTCAACAAGGTCGACGTGCTGTGGGACGATCTCAGCGCCCCCGAAGCGGTGCAGGCTCAGATCGAACGTCAGCGTGCGGAAACGGCGCATGTCCTCGGGCTTCCCGCTGAGCAAGTCATCGCCGTCTCGGCGCAGAAGGGGTTGCTCGCGAAGGTACGCGGGGATGAGGCGCTGTTGGAACACAGCCGGCTGCTTCACTTCGAGCGGGCCTTGGCTGACAAGGTGTTGTTGCGCCGTCGCGACGCGCTGGGGTCACAGCTCGAGGTGTTGCGCACCGAGGTGTTACAGGCGATTGGCCGACACGAGCAGCGCGAGGCCGCGGTACGTGACGAGCAGATCGAGGAGCTCGAAGGCTTGCGCGGCAAAAACGCAGCCCAGATGACCCAGTTGCGCCGCCGTATCGAGCAGGAGCAGC
This region of Tepidimonas taiwanensis genomic DNA includes:
- a CDS encoding dynamin family protein, with translation MFANDFDAHYAWRREQAQRLQHLIDVLAARDLLDVGMRSRIERLQRHLLSDKVMVAFVAEFSRGKSELINAVFFAGYGRRIMPASAGRTTMCPTELGYDPELPPCLRLLPIETRLQPQSLMEWRTAPERWKRIDLDVNDAEQLAQAIDTVSEVQWVPVETARALGFWHDERPDDNPPLNDDGLVEVPRWRHAMINMAHPLLKQGLVVLDTPGLNAIGAEPELTMSLLPMAEGVVFVLAADAGVSKSDLAIWREHLAAGAREAGARLVVLNKVDVLWDDLSAPEAVQAQIERQRAETAHVLGLPAEQVIAVSAQKGLLAKVRGDEALLEHSRLLHFERALADKVLLRRRDALGSQLEVLRTEVLQAIGRHEQREAAVRDEQIEELEGLRGKNAAQMTQLRRRIEQEQQEFDAGAMRIQALRSVHMKLLRELFGSLSAQALQTEVAGLSSALHQSGLKLGVRRAYQETFARLHARFAEAQRKADEVQAMLRGAFRNLNAEFGFSLQVPGTLDLSAHAASLREIEVAHADVLSLTNAWRLAQAAYAQRVAKAILERLKRVFDEALEDVETWNKAAAAQVDAQLRERRRHFAQRLETIQRLASASEGLEERLADLRMQQAAHASDMQALRSLVEGLIVPEPAPTPASSAV
- the mutM gene encoding bifunctional DNA-formamidopyrimidine glycosylase/DNA-(apurinic or apyrimidinic site) lyase translates to MPELPEVEVTRTRVAPHLEGARVAAVRMGLPLRWPLGVAPQALTGRRVVAVRRRGKYLLFELDQGLLLLHLGMSGSLRWLTVPEPAGRHDHFDLVTDRGTLRLHDPRRFGAVVYADRQDDPMAQRLLGGLGVEPLEDAFEPQQFHAALRGRRAPIKTVLMAGDVVVGVGNIYANESLFLARIRPTTPAMRLSRARVARLHGAVREVLQRALAVGGSTLRDFSADGHMGCFQLETWVYDRAGQPCRVCGTPIRCIRQGQRSTYFCPRCQAR